A single region of the Candidatus Methanoperedens sp. genome encodes:
- a CDS encoding PAS domain S-box protein, producing MKVLVVDDNRLDRMMLSKMLSSNNYVVVEAGNGVEALKLVSLEKPDIVVSDIMMPEMDGFTLLREIRKSISSKELPFIFYSASYVTEKDMELAEALGVCRFIIKPIEPRELVKEITQALLDISSGKLKISQPTPIKEEEYLERYSRRIFNKLEEKVSQLEREIEERKRIEEKLRKSEAKFKATFKEAPIGMSRVDSQGRILETNHILQQMLGFMDEEIKGKLFTEFTYHDDVELDIDQFNELILGNKDQYMIKKRYIRKNGMVFWARMTVSLVRDIKGDPQFAIIMVEDITERKEAEEKLHQSEEKYRTLIEHIQDGVFIIINGKFQFVNEAFARLAGYEVEEIIGMDFRQFIAPEDMAKVSDYYIRRQAGENVPTEYEFNALHRDRKTRLILNMTVALINFGGKVATMGTLKDITERRKAEEKLRLFRTLFETSTDAVFIDDPETGLIIDCNETACKNLGYSIGEILNMHVFDFEAAIPDKFSWEDHVKDLMKKRNVTMEGLHKRKDGSVFPVEVNTNILDIGQKSYTMAVVRDITERKHAEELLHQSKEFSETVLNSINDLITIINVKDFTIIDANKAFLKFYNLTKEQAIGKNCYELTHNSNHPCPLDNCPLQNTLKTGSSSIYEHIHYARNGNIQYVEVSAYPINNENGEIGSIVHVTRDITERKNAEKLQKEKARAELHGFIVSALPVFASGVPSQVRDILIKNFSERFEMNVKPRFKEEMKQKDVNHDPSQLITAYMVWVSGLFSNFGIENKRTIDGKKEVLEFINCPWRNEAHSNPIFCFICRSLAKRSFTWTGLKGSVEQKSSIASGSKMCRFEIQVRDEKK from the coding sequence CCGGGAACGGGGTAGAGGCATTGAAACTCGTATCATTGGAAAAACCTGACATCGTGGTTTCAGATATCATGATGCCTGAAATGGATGGGTTTACACTGCTTCGTGAGATAAGGAAAAGCATATCTTCGAAAGAATTGCCATTTATTTTCTATAGCGCATCCTATGTAACCGAAAAAGACATGGAACTGGCTGAGGCGCTTGGGGTCTGCCGGTTCATAATTAAACCTATTGAGCCCAGGGAACTCGTGAAAGAAATTACACAGGCTCTTCTTGATATTTCCAGTGGCAAACTGAAAATATCACAACCAACCCCAATAAAAGAAGAAGAGTACCTTGAACGGTACAGCCGCCGTATCTTCAATAAGCTGGAGGAGAAAGTGAGCCAGCTTGAAAGGGAAATCGAAGAGCGAAAGCGGATTGAAGAAAAGCTTCGAAAAAGCGAGGCGAAATTCAAAGCTACTTTTAAAGAGGCACCTATCGGTATGTCCCGTGTGGATTCACAGGGGCGAATCCTGGAAACAAACCATATACTTCAGCAGATGCTGGGGTTTATGGATGAAGAAATTAAAGGTAAGCTGTTTACCGAATTCACTTATCATGATGATGTGGAACTTGATATAGACCAGTTCAATGAATTGATCCTCGGGAACAAAGATCAATACATGATAAAGAAACGCTATATCCGGAAAAACGGCATGGTGTTCTGGGCCAGGATGACAGTTTCCCTTGTCCGGGATATAAAAGGTGATCCGCAATTTGCAATCATTATGGTTGAGGATATCACGGAACGTAAGGAAGCTGAAGAAAAACTCCACCAATCAGAAGAAAAATACCGGACTTTGATCGAACATATCCAGGATGGGGTTTTTATTATCATTAATGGGAAGTTCCAATTCGTAAATGAAGCTTTTGCGAGGTTGGCCGGGTATGAAGTGGAAGAAATAATAGGAATGGATTTCAGGCAATTCATTGCGCCTGAGGACATGGCAAAAGTTTCCGATTATTATATACGCAGGCAGGCAGGTGAAAATGTACCCACTGAATACGAATTCAATGCCCTTCATCGGGACAGGAAAACACGTTTGATACTGAATATGACTGTGGCGCTTATAAATTTCGGCGGAAAAGTAGCGACCATGGGGACACTTAAAGATATAACAGAGCGTCGGAAGGCAGAAGAAAAGCTTCGTTTATTCAGAACGCTTTTTGAGACCTCAACAGATGCCGTTTTTATTGACGATCCGGAAACAGGACTGATCATTGACTGCAATGAAACGGCATGCAAGAACCTTGGATATTCTATTGGAGAAATCCTGAATATGCATGTTTTTGATTTTGAAGCAGCAATTCCTGATAAATTTTCATGGGAAGATCATGTGAAGGATCTGATGAAAAAACGGAATGTGACAATGGAAGGTCTTCATAAACGCAAGGATGGGTCGGTTTTTCCAGTTGAAGTAAATACAAACATTTTAGACATCGGGCAAAAAAGTTATACGATGGCAGTCGTTCGTGACATTACCGAACGCAAGCATGCTGAGGAGCTCCTGCACCAATCAAAGGAATTCTCAGAAACCGTACTTAACAGTATCAATGATTTAATTACCATAATTAACGTAAAAGATTTCACAATAATTGACGCTAATAAGGCTTTCCTGAAATTCTATAATCTTACGAAAGAACAGGCTATCGGAAAGAACTGTTATGAATTAACACATAATAGTAATCATCCCTGTCCTCTTGATAATTGCCCTCTTCAGAATACATTGAAAACAGGATCTTCTTCAATATACGAACATATTCATTATGCAAGGAATGGCAATATTCAATATGTTGAAGTTTCTGCATATCCGATCAATAATGAAAATGGAGAAATTGGCAGTATTGTACATGTAACAAGAGATATCACAGAGCGTAAGAATGCAGAGAAGTTGCAGAAGGAAAAGGCACGGGCAGAATTGCATGGCTTTATTGTGAGCGCGCTTCCTGTTTTTGCATCCGGTGTCCCATCCCAGGTAAGAGATATCCTTATTAAAAATTTTTCTGAAAGGTTTGAGATGAATGTGAAGCCCAGGTTTAAAGAGGAAATGAAACAAAAGGATGTTAATCATGATCCTTCTCAATTGATTACAGCATATATGGTATGGGTCTCTGGATTGTTTTCAAATTTCGGGATTGAAAATAAAAGAACAATAGATGGGAAAAAGGAAGTGCTTGAGTTCATTAATTGTCCCTGGAGAAATGAAGCTCACAGCAATCCGATATTTTGTTTTATATGCAGGAGTCTTGCAAAGCGCAGTTTCACATGGACCGGTCTTAAAGGCAGCGTAGAGCAAAAATCAAGTATTGCCAGCGGTTCAAAGATGTGCAGATTTGAAATTCAAGTCAGGGACGAAAAAAAATGA
- a CDS encoding recombinase, with product MERIKTGISELDEIIRGFPAGKNIIITGDPGSGKTIFGLQFAHTNCLDGKKTVYVSTEENAPELRQQGKSFGWDLEAMEKKGLLHFVELAGYRAMEIKTALSISLEAVKGDFTQFSDNLPVDTNILIIDSLGSHVSNLTSSEFRDRFNLLIYNMAQKGITTFILLGGVVSRELVEFALFSAYGAIQLMKRENPYTGRRERVMDIVKMRNNKTPVQLLPYEISSKGIIITIPVDSSD from the coding sequence ATGGAAAGGATAAAAACAGGTATTTCGGAACTGGATGAAATAATAAGAGGTTTTCCCGCTGGAAAAAATATCATCATCACGGGTGATCCGGGAAGCGGAAAAACTATTTTTGGACTTCAATTCGCACATACAAATTGCCTGGATGGCAAAAAGACAGTATATGTTTCCACGGAGGAAAATGCGCCGGAGCTCAGGCAGCAGGGGAAATCATTTGGCTGGGACCTTGAAGCTATGGAGAAAAAGGGATTGTTACATTTCGTTGAGCTTGCAGGGTACAGGGCAATGGAAATAAAGACAGCATTATCTATCAGTCTGGAAGCAGTTAAAGGCGATTTTACACAATTTTCGGATAATCTGCCTGTTGATACCAATATTCTCATTATCGATAGTCTCGGCAGCCATGTATCAAATCTTACTTCATCCGAGTTCCGTGACAGGTTCAATCTTCTTATTTATAACATGGCACAAAAAGGCATTACTACATTTATCCTTCTTGGTGGGGTTGTCTCCAGGGAATTAGTTGAATTTGCACTTTTCTCAGCTTACGGCGCTATCCAGCTCATGAAACGAGAAAATCCTTATACCGGACGCAGGGAAAGGGTGATGGATATTGTGAAAATGAGAAATAATAAGACTCCGGTCCAGCTATTACCTTATGAAATCTCATCTAAAGGAATAATTATTACTATTCCTGTTGATTCATCCGATTGA